A window of Methanoregula sp. genomic DNA:
GGACACTTCCCTTCGTGGCCCATGCATCGGCATAGTCCGGGTCAATTTTCAATGCCTGGTCACAGGCTGCGATGGCCTCGAAATACTTTCCCTGATTGTTGAGGACACTTCCCTTCGTGGCCCATGCATTGGCATTGTCCGGGTCAATTTTCAATGCCTGGTCACAGGCTGCGATGGCCTCGGAATACTTTCCCTGATCGTTGAGGAT
This region includes:
- a CDS encoding tetratricopeptide repeat protein, with the translated sequence ILNDQGKYSEAIAACDQALKIDPDNANAWATKGSVLNNQGKYFEAIAACDQALKIDPDYADAWATKGSVLNNQGKYSDAIAACDQALKIDPTNDDAKKERDRAQSKLKS